A genome region from Chthonomonas sp. includes the following:
- a CDS encoding ATP-grasp domain-containing protein — translation MPIRKLLVANRGEIALRIFATCRRRGIATVAVASDADARALHAMGADQVVALGGNEAGETYLRIDKIIDACRQTGADAVHPGYGFLSERANFVDELAAAGITFIGPPAEAMRKLGDKISAKKLAVDHGVPITPGYFEPGATAEQLEAAAREIGFPVMLKASAGGGGRGMRAVFDPAQFAQELKTSSDEALKGFGDGQMMVEKLVLKPRHIEVQLMADQHGTVAVLYERECSLQRRHQKVIEEAPSPVMTEVLWQRMRAAAIALAKGANYVGAGTVEFMLDDSDGEFYFLEVNARLQVEHPVTEQITGLDLVGIQLDIAEGKRLADLIPAGMIAGDRGLIRGHSIEARVVAEDPGRGFMPSIGPILAWQEPKGPGIRVDSGFGAGQTIAQYYDSMIAKVIASGPTREAAMRTLAEALEDFHILGVHTNIEYLLMLLGLGDFASANFDTKYIERSLSEWQPGDEWPAGLRELVQAAKGGSVGTPDKPTPAASVWNLGDSWRVFRS, via the coding sequence GTGCCCATCCGCAAACTGCTTGTTGCTAACCGAGGCGAAATTGCGCTGCGAATTTTTGCGACGTGCCGTCGCCGCGGAATCGCGACGGTGGCCGTGGCTAGCGATGCCGACGCCCGCGCATTGCACGCGATGGGCGCGGACCAAGTGGTGGCCCTGGGCGGCAATGAGGCCGGCGAAACCTACCTGCGGATTGACAAGATCATTGACGCCTGCCGGCAAACGGGCGCCGACGCGGTTCACCCGGGATATGGGTTCCTCAGCGAGCGCGCGAACTTTGTGGATGAACTCGCGGCGGCGGGAATCACGTTCATTGGCCCGCCCGCCGAAGCCATGCGCAAACTCGGCGACAAGATCAGCGCCAAAAAGCTGGCCGTGGACCACGGAGTACCGATTACGCCGGGCTACTTTGAACCGGGTGCCACCGCTGAGCAACTCGAAGCCGCGGCGCGAGAGATCGGGTTCCCGGTGATGCTGAAGGCCAGCGCCGGCGGTGGCGGTCGCGGCATGCGCGCGGTGTTTGATCCCGCCCAATTTGCGCAAGAGCTCAAGACCAGCTCCGACGAAGCGTTGAAGGGGTTTGGCGACGGCCAAATGATGGTCGAAAAGCTTGTGCTCAAGCCGCGCCACATCGAGGTGCAACTGATGGCCGACCAGCACGGCACAGTCGCCGTGCTCTACGAGCGCGAATGCTCGTTGCAGCGGCGGCACCAAAAGGTCATCGAAGAAGCGCCGTCGCCGGTGATGACCGAAGTACTTTGGCAGCGCATGCGCGCGGCCGCCATCGCCCTCGCCAAAGGCGCAAACTACGTGGGCGCGGGCACCGTCGAGTTTATGCTCGACGACAGCGACGGCGAGTTCTATTTCTTGGAAGTCAATGCCCGCTTGCAGGTGGAGCACCCTGTCACCGAGCAGATTACGGGTCTGGACTTGGTCGGCATCCAACTGGACATCGCGGAAGGAAAGCGGTTGGCAGACTTGATTCCGGCGGGGATGATCGCGGGGGATCGCGGTCTGATTCGCGGACACTCGATCGAAGCGCGCGTGGTCGCCGAAGACCCGGGTCGCGGGTTCATGCCGTCCATCGGCCCGATTCTCGCCTGGCAGGAACCTAAGGGTCCGGGCATCCGCGTGGATTCGGGCTTTGGCGCGGGGCAAACGATTGCGCAGTACTACGACTCGATGATCGCGAAGGTGATCGCCAGTGGCCCGACTCGCGAGGCGGCCATGCGAACCCTCGCCGAGGCGCTAGAGGATTTCCACATCCTGGGCGTTCACACAAACATCGAGTACCTGCTCATGCTGTTGGGTCTCGGTGACTTTGCCAGTGCCAACTTTGACACCAAGTACATCGAGCGCTCGCTGAGCGAGTGGCAACCGGGCGACGAGTGGCCCGCCGGATTGCGCGAACTCGTGCAGGCCGCCAAGGGCGGCTCGGTCGGCACACCCGACAAACCCACCCCCGCCGCCTCGGTTTGGAACCTCGGCGATTCGTGGCGCGTATTCCGGAGCTAG
- a CDS encoding DUF885 family protein, with protein sequence MRLIPALFVLMATPPEPNIPDLVRRVQADSAALTRKLGSSLSSGRLSGLSAYYAAESKALEKLDFDRLSREDQIDVLLLHNKLKSQISELKIDAAERAELATHLPFMDRLLALDEKLRETMSRPDGRASAVTLDALADEVSKAREKLAKAKLSPAAAIKIANAADELQKSLSHWAKFYAGYDPDFTWWCDKPVQALNAALENFERTARQEKAGLKEGDTTTIIGDPIGREALLAALEMEMIDYSPEELIKIAEKEFAWCEAEMAKAARELGCKTNAEALEKVKNLYVKPGEQPELIRDLAVEAIDYFKKNMLLTVPPLAESTWRMSMMSPEQQLQSPFFLGGELIQVSFPTSTMDHDAKLMSLRGNNPHFARATVHHELIPGHHLQFFYMQRHNTHREAFDTPFWIEGWALYWEFMLWDRGFARNAEDRVGMLFWRMHRCARIIFSLKFHLGQMTPQECIDMLVEKVGHERENATAEVRRSFFGNYPPLYQAAYMLGALQLRALRTELVDSGRMKEMAFHDAILMGNQMPIAMVRARLNGEKLQFGKRKPWRWYPGLN encoded by the coding sequence ATGCGCTTGATCCCCGCGCTTTTCGTTCTTATGGCCACTCCTCCCGAGCCTAACATTCCCGATCTTGTTCGCCGCGTTCAGGCGGACTCCGCCGCGCTCACCCGCAAACTCGGCTCTTCCCTTTCGTCTGGGCGCCTGAGCGGCCTCTCGGCCTACTACGCGGCGGAGAGCAAGGCGTTAGAAAAACTGGATTTCGATCGGCTATCCCGCGAGGATCAGATCGACGTGTTGCTGCTCCACAACAAGCTGAAGTCCCAGATCAGTGAACTGAAGATTGACGCCGCCGAGCGTGCGGAATTGGCGACGCACCTGCCGTTTATGGATCGGCTCTTGGCGCTCGATGAGAAGCTTCGCGAGACCATGTCTCGGCCCGACGGTCGGGCCAGCGCGGTGACCCTCGATGCGCTCGCCGATGAGGTCAGCAAGGCTCGCGAAAAGCTTGCGAAAGCCAAACTGAGCCCCGCCGCCGCGATCAAAATCGCCAATGCCGCGGACGAACTTCAGAAGTCGCTGAGCCACTGGGCCAAGTTCTACGCGGGCTACGACCCCGACTTCACGTGGTGGTGCGACAAGCCGGTTCAGGCCCTCAACGCCGCCCTGGAGAACTTCGAGCGGACCGCCCGCCAAGAGAAAGCGGGCCTCAAGGAAGGCGACACGACCACGATCATCGGCGATCCCATTGGCCGCGAAGCCCTGCTCGCCGCCTTGGAGATGGAGATGATCGACTACTCGCCGGAGGAACTCATCAAGATCGCCGAAAAAGAATTCGCTTGGTGCGAGGCCGAGATGGCAAAGGCGGCGCGCGAACTCGGATGTAAGACCAACGCCGAGGCGCTGGAGAAGGTAAAAAACCTCTACGTGAAGCCGGGCGAGCAGCCTGAGCTCATTCGCGATCTGGCGGTCGAGGCGATTGACTATTTCAAGAAGAACATGCTCCTGACGGTGCCGCCGCTGGCCGAAAGCACGTGGCGAATGAGCATGATGTCGCCGGAGCAGCAGCTTCAAAGCCCGTTCTTTTTGGGTGGCGAACTCATCCAGGTGAGCTTCCCGACGAGCACAATGGACCACGACGCCAAGCTCATGAGCCTGCGCGGCAACAACCCGCACTTCGCCCGCGCGACGGTGCATCACGAGCTGATCCCTGGCCACCACTTGCAGTTTTTCTACATGCAGCGGCACAACACGCACCGCGAAGCATTCGACACGCCGTTTTGGATCGAAGGTTGGGCGCTCTATTGGGAGTTCATGCTGTGGGATCGCGGGTTCGCCCGCAACGCCGAGGACCGCGTCGGCATGCTGTTTTGGCGCATGCACCGATGCGCTCGGATTATCTTCTCGCTGAAGTTTCACCTCGGCCAAATGACCCCGCAAGAGTGCATTGACATGCTTGTCGAGAAAGTGGGGCACGAGCGCGAGAACGCCACCGCCGAGGTGCGACGCTCGTTTTTTGGCAACTATCCCCCGCTCTACCAAGCCGCCTACATGCTCGGCGCGTTGCAGTTGCGGGCACTACGCACCGAGCTCGTAGACTCCGGTCGCATGAAGGAGATGGCGTTCCACGACGCGATCCTGATGGGCAATCAGATGCCGATTGCGATGGTGCGCGCACGGCTCAACGGCGAGAAGTTGCAGTTCGGCAAGCGCAAGCCGTGGCGCTGGTATCCGGGCCTCAACTAG
- a CDS encoding tryptophan-rich sensory protein encodes MLIPFLVMTLGIGGLGSIFTSQSVETWFPLLTKPSWNPPSWVFGPVWTTLYILMAVAAWRVWLRGKFWGTPAVLFAANLLLNLAWSLLFFGLRQPGTAFAEILVLLVSILAMTVSFGKIDRVAAWLLGPYLAWVSFASVLNYSIWILNRS; translated from the coding sequence ATGTTGATTCCTTTTCTCGTGATGACCCTGGGGATTGGTGGCTTGGGCAGCATCTTTACGAGCCAGTCGGTGGAGACATGGTTTCCGCTGTTGACGAAGCCCAGCTGGAATCCGCCCTCATGGGTTTTCGGCCCGGTGTGGACGACTCTCTATATTTTGATGGCCGTGGCGGCGTGGCGGGTGTGGCTCCGCGGCAAGTTCTGGGGCACACCGGCGGTTCTCTTCGCAGCTAATTTACTGCTAAACCTGGCATGGTCGCTGCTCTTCTTTGGGCTTCGACAACCGGGCACAGCGTTTGCGGAGATTCTTGTTCTCCTCGTCTCCATCCTCGCGATGACGGTGAGTTTCGGCAAGATTGATCGGGTGGCGGCGTGGCTGCTCGGCCCGTACCTTGCGTGGGTGAGTTTTGCCTCCGTACTGAACTACAGCATTTGGATATTGAACCGGTCGTAA
- the mqnC gene encoding dehypoxanthine futalosine cyclase encodes MVTPEAAPMTIDTISDKVFANERITPAEARFLFDHPNLLDLASLANHRRQQRVPGKVVSYIIGRILNYTNVCWVRCKFCAFYRVPNHTEGYTLTDQEILDKVGDTVSKGGIEILFQGGLNPKLKIDYYEHVFSLIMREYPQVILHALSPAEIIYIAHISKITLRECLERLKAAGLHSIPGAGGEILVDRVRKIIAPYKDTTDEWLACMRTATELGIRSTASMMYGHVETLDDRIEHLTRIRDLQDECNPFRAFIAWNFQPEDTQLPIAVKADASDYLRTVAVARIFLDNFDNLQVSILTQGPKIAQLALGYGANDFGSIMIEENVVSAAGSKFILSTEEFERLIAGAGYEPRRRNTRYELI; translated from the coding sequence ATGGTCACTCCCGAAGCCGCCCCCATGACAATCGACACGATTTCCGACAAGGTCTTTGCCAACGAGCGAATCACCCCCGCCGAAGCGCGCTTCCTCTTCGACCACCCCAACCTCCTCGACCTCGCGTCTCTAGCGAATCACCGTCGCCAACAGCGCGTCCCCGGCAAGGTGGTCAGCTACATCATCGGGCGCATTCTCAACTACACCAACGTATGCTGGGTGCGATGCAAGTTCTGCGCGTTTTACCGAGTGCCCAACCACACCGAGGGATACACGCTCACCGACCAAGAAATCCTCGACAAAGTTGGCGATACCGTGAGCAAGGGCGGCATTGAGATCCTGTTCCAAGGCGGCCTCAATCCCAAGCTCAAAATTGACTATTACGAGCACGTATTCAGCCTCATCATGCGCGAGTACCCGCAGGTCATTCTGCACGCGCTAAGCCCGGCCGAGATTATCTACATCGCCCACATCAGCAAGATCACCTTACGCGAGTGCTTGGAGCGCCTCAAGGCCGCGGGCCTACACAGCATTCCGGGTGCGGGCGGCGAAATCCTCGTTGATCGCGTGCGAAAGATCATCGCGCCCTACAAGGACACCACCGACGAGTGGCTGGCTTGCATGCGCACCGCCACCGAACTTGGCATTCGCAGCACGGCGAGCATGATGTACGGCCACGTCGAGACCCTGGACGACCGCATTGAGCACCTCACGCGCATTCGCGATCTGCAAGACGAGTGCAACCCGTTCCGCGCGTTTATTGCCTGGAATTTCCAGCCTGAGGACACGCAGCTTCCCATCGCGGTGAAAGCCGATGCCTCGGACTACCTGCGAACGGTCGCCGTGGCTCGCATCTTCCTGGATAACTTCGACAACTTGCAGGTTTCGATCCTCACGCAAGGTCCGAAGATTGCGCAGCTTGCTCTTGGATATGGGGCGAACGATTTTGGGAGCATCATGATCGAAGAAAACGTGGTTTCCGCCGCGGGCAGCAAGTTCATTCTGAGTACGGAAGAGTTCGAGCGACTCATCGCCGGCGCCGGCTACGAGCCCCGTCGCCGGAATACACGGTATGAACTGATCTAG
- a CDS encoding PEP-CTERM sorting domain-containing protein yields MRGLTLLFVASLAGASYASIINGGFESPALGSGLYNTLTPAGWSSNGTSGVWNIPTGGFFAAEAPEGTQIGYSNGSVFAQGNIGILAVDQVTLSCMAGRRSDTFAGSFKMQLWAGGALNSSLVMVGGTLLGEAAFDHTSIAPATFTPLSVVYTAPTSSSLIGQSLTVRLEKTVGSQMNFDDFRINAVPEPGSLAALAIGALLLRARKK; encoded by the coding sequence ATGAGAGGTCTCACCCTACTTTTTGTCGCGTCACTCGCGGGCGCATCTTACGCCAGCATTATCAACGGCGGTTTTGAATCCCCGGCTCTGGGAAGTGGCTTGTACAACACGCTCACTCCCGCTGGCTGGTCTTCAAATGGCACCAGCGGCGTTTGGAACATCCCAACAGGGGGATTCTTTGCGGCCGAGGCGCCCGAAGGAACCCAAATCGGTTATTCGAACGGCAGCGTTTTCGCGCAAGGCAACATCGGGATTCTTGCGGTTGACCAAGTAACCCTTTCCTGCATGGCTGGTCGACGCTCGGACACTTTCGCCGGCTCGTTCAAGATGCAACTTTGGGCCGGCGGCGCCCTAAATAGTTCGCTCGTAATGGTTGGCGGCACCCTGTTGGGTGAGGCGGCATTTGATCATACGAGCATTGCGCCCGCCACGTTCACGCCGCTGTCGGTGGTTTACACGGCTCCTACGTCGAGCAGCCTGATTGGCCAATCGTTGACGGTTCGCTTGGAAAAGACGGTAGGTTCGCAGATGAACTTTGACGACTTCCGCATCAACGCGGTGCCCGAGCCAGGCTCCTTGGCCGCGTTGGCCATCGGCGCACTGCTTCTGCGAGCCCGCAAGAAGTAA
- a CDS encoding sensor histidine kinase: MSQGSLLSAVHLATRQLTGGGSVSETLRDVLEICMAAAGAKSGTIYLHEAEKKQLLFKHVLPSETKINFSSIPDDFGKAGEAFQNRKTIISEFSSGDEERRKIDEQAGTRTQNMITVPLMMSGDAPIGVVQLLNKAEGRFDEQDAEVLETVSAVSTMAFMNSKLLEEQTRASQLLGMGRVGHDIKNMAFTLDAVLSLADFSVDAAKEDIQGGNPDSAMENMDQVKESMVELTGSVDRIKRYSQLMSDLSAGAALKPVIIHAPMAESIRSSVSYFGSMARNNRVKLVEEIEELAAYPHDEMFVFRVVQNLVSNAIKAVGEEDENPYDQEDETLWKTVTVRHCLRDGHQLIEVQDDGPGMPEEIRLRILAGNAASAWSNNSGSGWGTKIVLELAKALNAHLEIDSELGVGTTFRIVFA, from the coding sequence ATGTCCCAAGGCTCGCTGCTATCCGCAGTTCACCTCGCCACGCGCCAACTTACTGGCGGCGGGAGCGTGAGCGAAACTCTCCGCGACGTGCTGGAGATTTGCATGGCGGCGGCTGGCGCCAAAAGCGGAACGATCTACCTGCACGAAGCCGAGAAGAAGCAGCTGCTGTTCAAGCACGTTCTGCCTTCCGAAACCAAGATCAACTTCTCGAGCATTCCCGACGACTTTGGGAAGGCGGGCGAAGCGTTTCAGAACCGCAAAACCATCATCAGCGAGTTCAGCAGTGGCGACGAAGAGCGCCGCAAAATCGACGAGCAAGCCGGTACGCGAACGCAAAACATGATCACCGTGCCGCTCATGATGTCGGGCGACGCGCCGATCGGCGTGGTGCAGCTCCTCAACAAGGCCGAGGGCCGATTCGATGAGCAAGACGCCGAAGTCCTGGAGACCGTCAGCGCGGTTAGCACCATGGCGTTCATGAACTCCAAACTGCTCGAAGAGCAGACCCGCGCCAGTCAACTCCTAGGCATGGGTCGCGTGGGCCACGACATCAAGAACATGGCGTTTACGCTCGACGCAGTTCTGAGTTTGGCCGACTTTAGCGTGGATGCCGCGAAGGAGGACATTCAAGGCGGCAACCCTGACTCGGCGATGGAGAACATGGACCAAGTCAAGGAATCCATGGTCGAGCTCACTGGCTCCGTGGATCGCATCAAGCGCTATTCGCAGTTGATGAGCGACCTCAGCGCGGGGGCGGCCCTCAAGCCCGTGATCATCCACGCGCCGATGGCGGAGTCCATCCGCAGCAGCGTGAGCTATTTTGGCTCGATGGCGCGCAACAACCGCGTCAAGCTGGTCGAGGAGATCGAGGAACTGGCGGCGTACCCGCACGACGAGATGTTTGTGTTTCGGGTGGTGCAGAACCTCGTGAGCAACGCCATTAAGGCGGTCGGCGAAGAAGACGAGAACCCTTACGATCAAGAGGACGAAACGCTTTGGAAGACCGTGACCGTGCGGCATTGCCTGCGCGATGGTCACCAGCTCATTGAAGTGCAAGACGACGGCCCGGGCATGCCCGAAGAGATTCGGCTGCGCATTTTGGCCGGCAACGCGGCGAGCGCGTGGAGCAACAACAGCGGCTCTGGTTGGGGCACCAAGATCGTGCTTGAACTGGCCAAGGCTTTGAACGCGCACTTGGAAATTGATTCCGAGCTTGGCGTCGGCACCACGTTCCGAATCGTGTTCGCCTAG
- a CDS encoding ABC transporter ATP-binding protein — protein sequence MNVLELQAATIKFGGLTAVNEVSFQVKQGELFGLIGPNGAGKTTCFNLVTGMYQATSGSVLFEDTAINISAATGGRRKPKAPHQIAKMGIARTFQNIRIFPSLSVLENVMVGGYLRNRANLLQALGHLPKAIRETGRQREEAMALLKVLNLDNLAHERSADLPYGKQRRLEIARAMATQPKLLLLDEPAAGMNPQESEDLMQTVRKLRDDFAITVLLIEHDMKFVMNLCERIVVLDRGKQIATGVPDEIRNDPKVIEAYLGEPV from the coding sequence ATGAACGTTCTCGAACTCCAAGCGGCCACGATCAAGTTTGGCGGTCTCACCGCGGTCAACGAGGTTTCTTTCCAGGTCAAACAGGGCGAGCTTTTCGGCCTGATCGGCCCGAACGGCGCGGGCAAAACGACCTGCTTTAACCTCGTCACCGGGATGTATCAGGCGACATCGGGCAGCGTGCTATTCGAGGACACCGCGATCAATATCAGCGCTGCGACCGGCGGTCGCCGCAAACCAAAGGCTCCCCACCAAATTGCGAAGATGGGCATTGCGCGGACGTTCCAAAACATCCGCATTTTCCCGTCGCTGTCGGTTCTCGAAAACGTGATGGTCGGCGGTTACCTGCGCAACCGCGCCAACCTGCTTCAGGCTCTTGGGCACCTGCCGAAGGCAATTCGTGAGACTGGTCGCCAACGCGAAGAAGCGATGGCGTTGCTCAAGGTGCTGAACCTTGATAACCTGGCCCACGAGCGCAGCGCGGACCTTCCCTACGGCAAACAGCGCCGCCTGGAAATCGCGCGCGCCATGGCCACTCAGCCCAAGCTTTTGCTGCTGGATGAGCCGGCCGCCGGGATGAACCCGCAGGAATCGGAAGACCTCATGCAGACAGTGCGCAAGCTGCGCGACGACTTTGCGATTACGGTGCTGCTGATTGAGCACGACATGAAGTTTGTGATGAATCTTTGTGAGCGCATCGTGGTGCTCGACCGCGGCAAGCAGATCGCCACCGGCGTGCCGGACGAAATCCGCAACGATCCGAAGGTCATTGAAGCCTACTTGGGTGAGCCTGTTTGA
- a CDS encoding branched-chain amino acid ABC transporter permease codes for MRANFLPVRLISIVLGIALALGIQVLGKSMFGGGYLYTLLAYCGIYVTLAVSLNLINGITGQFSIGHAGFWMVGAYTSGTLGLLVWPHMASLPLFTKVVLSMLAGGITSALMGLIVGLPSLRLRGDYLALVTLGFGEIIRIVAQNLDLYNRSSGFNVTPTTRDYVWLIWLLAFVTIAVCRNLLQNAQGLAFIAVREDEVAANAMGVNTTRIKVGAFVLGSMFAGMAGSLFANFDGFLTPDKFKMDISFLILTMVVLGGTGSITGSVVAAIVLYIIPEQLRNLGQVPVGAVLGAALSIVICVSVIRWLMEHVHEKRARWVGLTVLGGVLLTFIGGKLSMIPALAKTIDGNSLRMPILAITLIVVMLLRPQGVFGHKEFSLGHLFGGKADEVAA; via the coding sequence ATGCGCGCCAACTTCCTTCCCGTTCGACTGATTTCCATCGTTCTCGGCATTGCGCTGGCGCTGGGGATTCAGGTCCTGGGCAAGTCTATGTTTGGCGGCGGCTACCTATACACGCTGCTCGCCTACTGCGGCATCTACGTGACGCTCGCCGTCAGCCTCAACCTTATCAACGGTATCACCGGTCAGTTCAGCATCGGCCACGCCGGATTCTGGATGGTCGGCGCGTACACCAGCGGCACGCTCGGGCTGCTCGTATGGCCGCACATGGCCTCGCTGCCGTTGTTCACCAAGGTCGTGCTCTCCATGCTCGCCGGAGGCATAACGTCCGCGCTGATGGGGCTGATTGTCGGCTTGCCTTCGCTGCGACTTCGTGGCGACTACCTGGCGCTGGTCACGCTCGGCTTTGGGGAAATCATCCGGATTGTCGCCCAAAACCTGGACCTTTACAACCGGTCGAGCGGCTTTAACGTGACGCCGACGACCCGCGACTACGTGTGGCTGATTTGGCTCCTCGCCTTTGTCACCATCGCGGTATGCCGCAACTTGCTGCAGAACGCGCAGGGCCTGGCGTTTATCGCCGTCCGGGAAGACGAAGTCGCGGCCAACGCGATGGGAGTCAACACCACCCGCATCAAGGTCGGCGCGTTTGTTCTCGGCTCAATGTTTGCCGGGATGGCGGGCTCCCTCTTTGCCAACTTTGATGGCTTCCTCACGCCGGATAAGTTTAAGATGGATATCAGTTTCTTGATCCTTACCATGGTGGTTTTGGGAGGCACCGGCTCGATCACAGGTTCAGTGGTCGCCGCCATTGTGCTCTACATCATTCCCGAGCAGCTCCGCAACCTCGGCCAAGTACCGGTGGGCGCGGTGCTCGGCGCGGCGCTAAGCATCGTGATCTGTGTCAGCGTGATCCGCTGGCTTATGGAGCACGTCCACGAGAAGCGCGCCCGATGGGTTGGGCTCACCGTACTCGGCGGGGTACTGCTCACCTTCATCGGCGGCAAACTCAGCATGATTCCGGCGCTCGCCAAAACGATTGACGGCAACAGCCTTCGGATGCCGATTCTCGCGATCACCCTCATCGTGGTGATGCTGCTTCGCCCGCAAGGAGTGTTCGGTCACAAGGAGTTCTCGCTCGGCCACCTCTTCGGCGGCAAGGCCGACGAGGTGGCAGCATGA
- a CDS encoding branched-chain amino acid ABC transporter permease has translation MHLLNHFLGEVSFQILPQQIVNGILNGGIYALIALGYTMVYGVLKLINFAHGEVFMLGGFISLFVSWRMGYAPTDNPTGSSILALVLMLLISMTLCAIIGVLIERFAYRPLRKQPRIASLITAIGVSLLIQYAGQIFLPTSPVPSINSRVSPFQDNLNVTLKPASGDLNQALAAQQQLFDAANTKWLAVKASEPNPYDLSPAGKEAKKEFQAVETKLKDAEAAVNRGSVNVGIPKGQLIMFATTLVLMALLYVLVMRTKAGRAMRAVSHDFQSASLMGINVDSIITFTFVIGSALAGAGAMMNFTFIGGSSITTFSGVLLGTKAFVAAVLGGIGNIPGAVLGGFLLGVAESLVTWIGYSGYKDAAAFVILIAVLIFKPGGLLGSAAVEKV, from the coding sequence GTGCATCTACTCAATCATTTTCTCGGAGAAGTGTCGTTCCAGATTCTGCCGCAGCAGATTGTGAATGGCATCCTCAACGGGGGTATCTATGCCCTCATCGCCCTGGGCTACACCATGGTTTATGGGGTCCTCAAGCTGATCAACTTCGCTCACGGCGAAGTGTTCATGCTCGGCGGATTCATCTCGCTGTTTGTGAGCTGGCGCATGGGATATGCGCCGACCGACAACCCCACGGGATCCTCGATCTTGGCGTTGGTGCTTATGCTCCTCATCTCCATGACGCTCTGCGCGATCATCGGCGTACTCATTGAGCGTTTTGCTTATCGCCCGCTGCGAAAGCAACCGCGCATCGCGAGCCTCATCACCGCGATCGGTGTCTCGCTATTGATTCAGTACGCGGGCCAGATTTTCTTGCCCACCAGCCCGGTACCGAGCATCAACTCGCGGGTCAGCCCGTTCCAAGACAACCTGAACGTGACCTTGAAGCCAGCTTCCGGCGACCTGAATCAGGCCCTTGCCGCCCAGCAACAACTCTTCGATGCCGCTAACACCAAGTGGTTGGCGGTGAAGGCCTCCGAGCCTAACCCCTACGACCTTTCCCCCGCCGGAAAGGAAGCCAAGAAGGAGTTTCAGGCGGTCGAAACCAAGCTGAAAGATGCCGAAGCCGCAGTGAACCGCGGAAGCGTGAATGTGGGCATTCCCAAGGGACAGCTCATCATGTTCGCCACCACGCTCGTGCTGATGGCGCTCCTTTATGTGCTCGTCATGCGCACCAAGGCGGGCCGCGCGATGCGCGCAGTGTCTCACGACTTCCAAAGTGCAAGTCTCATGGGCATCAACGTGGACTCGATCATCACATTTACGTTCGTGATCGGGTCGGCGCTCGCCGGGGCCGGGGCGATGATGAACTTCACGTTCATCGGTGGCTCCTCCATCACCACGTTCTCCGGCGTCCTCCTCGGCACCAAGGCGTTTGTCGCGGCGGTGCTCGGCGGAATCGGCAACATCCCGGGCGCCGTGCTGGGCGGATTCCTGTTGGGTGTCGCCGAATCGCTCGTCACCTGGATTGGCTACAGCGGCTATAAGGACGCCGCCGCCTTTGTCATCTTAATCGCCGTGCTCATCTTTAAACCCGGCGGGTTACTCGGTTCGGCCGCGGTGGAGAAAGTCTAA